In Thermomonas carbonis, a single genomic region encodes these proteins:
- a CDS encoding helix-turn-helix domain-containing protein: protein MKSIYQDAYQSLLTLLVEARNTSGLTQQQVADKLGRPQSFISKIENGDRRLDVIEFLEICRLLDTDPHALLKRIDGTRKRR from the coding sequence TTGAAGTCGATCTACCAGGATGCTTACCAGAGCTTGTTGACACTCTTGGTCGAGGCCCGAAACACCAGTGGCCTCACCCAGCAGCAGGTCGCCGACAAGCTAGGGCGGCCCCAATCTTTCATTTCTAAGATCGAGAACGGGGATCGCCGACTTGATGTCATCGAGTTCTTGGAAATCTGCCGCCTGCTCGACACCGATCCACATGCTCTCCTGAAGCGCATCGACGGGACACGTAAACGCCGGTGA
- a CDS encoding DUF2924 domain-containing protein: MRRLKPGTRLLRAWQGKTYTVTVADPGFVYEGKTYGSLSVIAREITGTPWSGPVFFGLKKVASAKAAT; this comes from the coding sequence ATGCGCCGGCTGAAACCCGGTACTCGTCTCCTGCGCGCTTGGCAGGGCAAGACGTACACCGTGACCGTCGCGGACCCGGGTTTTGTCTACGAGGGCAAGACCTACGGCAGCCTTTCGGTCATTGCCCGGGAAATCACGGGAACCCCCTGGTCTGGGCCAGTGTTCTTTGGGTTGAAAAAGGTGGCCTCTGCGAAGGCGGCCACCTGA